One genomic window of Methanobacterium sp. includes the following:
- a CDS encoding U32 family peptidase, which yields MVELLSPARDFTALNAAIKNGADSVYVGIEGCNMRANVTNFTFETLKDAVKQCHDADKKIYVCTNTIMKNRDIDYFKDILPVIHSYDVDALIISDLGALKLARDEGIDVHMSIQANISNFESLNLLEKFGVKRVVLSRELSLSEIKVIKEKTNLEIETFIHGAMCVAISGRCFLSSSLYEKSANCGECLQPCRKKWKLISEDSDEFELIQNENESHILSPKDLCMIKHVPELIGAGIDAFKIEGRARAADYVATVTKTYREAIDKYENGKWEFDEKWITELKKVFNRGFNTGFYFKTPYKTSSYNEAIYTKKDIGSVVNYYKKVSAAEIRLWEDLKISDEIIIQGNKTGSFVQRVESMQIDGKDIQEAKKGQNVGLLVKEKVRPNDIVYKRIKR from the coding sequence ATCGTTGAATTACTTTCACCTGCACGAGATTTTACTGCATTAAATGCCGCAATTAAAAATGGCGCTGATTCTGTATATGTTGGCATTGAAGGATGCAACATGAGGGCAAATGTCACAAATTTCACTTTTGAAACCCTTAAAGATGCAGTAAAACAATGTCATGATGCTGATAAAAAGATATATGTCTGCACAAATACAATAATGAAAAATAGGGATATAGACTATTTTAAAGACATTTTACCGGTTATTCATTCTTATGATGTGGATGCATTGATTATTTCTGACCTTGGTGCTCTTAAACTTGCAAGAGATGAAGGTATTGATGTTCATATGAGTATTCAGGCCAATATTTCTAATTTTGAATCTCTTAATCTGCTTGAAAAGTTTGGTGTAAAACGTGTTGTTTTATCAAGAGAATTATCACTTTCTGAAATTAAAGTAATTAAGGAAAAAACCAATCTTGAAATTGAAACTTTTATTCATGGCGCAATGTGTGTTGCAATTTCTGGAAGATGCTTTTTAAGTTCCTCACTTTACGAGAAAAGTGCAAACTGCGGTGAATGTTTACAGCCATGCAGAAAAAAATGGAAATTAATTTCAGAAGATTCTGATGAGTTTGAACTAATTCAAAATGAGAATGAAAGCCATATTTTAAGCCCAAAGGACCTCTGCATGATAAAACATGTTCCAGAACTTATTGGGGCTGGAATCGATGCATTTAAAATTGAGGGAAGGGCAAGAGCTGCTGATTACGTTGCAACAGTGACCAAGACTTATAGAGAAGCCATTGACAAATATGAAAATGGTAAGTGGGAATTCGATGAAAAATGGATTACCGAGCTTAAAAAAGTTTTCAATAGAGGTTTTAACACAGGATTTTACTTTAAAACCCCTTATAAAACAAGTTCATATAATGAAGCTATTTATACTAAAAAAGACATTGGTTCGGTGGTTAATTATTATAAAAAGGTCTCTGCAGCAGAAATCAGACTCTGGGAAGACCTTAAAATTAGTGATGAAATTATAATTCAGGGAAATAAAACCGGTTCTTTTGTTCAGAGGGTTGAATCAATGCAAATTGATGGCAAAGATATTCAAGAGGCTAAAAAAGGTCAAAATGTAGGCTTATTGGTTAAAGAAAAGGTTAGGCCTAATGATATAGTTTATAAAAGGATAAAAAGATAA
- a CDS encoding CBS domain-containing protein, giving the protein MITVEDSMEKNVIKFKEKDTISYVANILREKKISGAPIVDNDNKVIGIVSEGDIMRLIEVHSPNLNLILPAPLDLIELPVRMRLELDELAEGVAKAASVLIGEIMTKDVVRVRRNISISDAAELMDKHDVNRLPVVDENDKLIGIITRGDIIGALVKKE; this is encoded by the coding sequence ATGATAACCGTAGAAGATTCTATGGAAAAAAATGTTATTAAATTTAAAGAAAAAGACACAATAAGTTATGTTGCCAATATTTTAAGGGAAAAAAAGATAAGCGGAGCCCCAATAGTTGATAATGACAATAAAGTTATTGGTATTGTTAGTGAAGGGGATATAATGAGGCTAATTGAAGTTCATTCTCCCAATCTTAACCTGATTCTACCAGCTCCGCTCGATTTAATTGAATTACCTGTAAGAATGCGCCTTGAACTTGATGAATTAGCTGAAGGCGTGGCTAAAGCTGCTTCTGTTCTTATCGGGGAAATTATGACCAAAGATGTTGTAAGGGTCAGAAGAAATATTTCAATTTCAGATGCTGCTGAACTCATGGATAAACACGACGTAAATAGACTTCCTGTGGTTGATGAAAATGATAAATTAATTGGAATTATAACACGGGGAGATATTATAGGTGCCCTGGTGAAAAAAGAATGA
- the cfbC gene encoding Ni-sirohydrochlorin a,c-diamide reductive cyclase ATP-dependent reductase subunit → MNKTKKIAIYGKGGIGKSTIVSNIAAAYSEDYNVLVIGCDPKADTTRTLVGRRTPTILDIVKEKKDAVVEDIVFSGYNDVRCVESGGPEPGVGCAGRGVIVAMGLLDKLGAFSDDVDIIIYDVLGDVVCGGFAVPLREDFADEVYIVTSGEYMALYAANNICKGIKKLKSNLGGIICNCRGIENEIEIVTDFADRVGSKVIGVIPRSEMVQQSEIDAKTVIEKFSESKQAILYRGLAESIYSNEDFVIPEPMDIDEFDQFFRKFQK, encoded by the coding sequence ATGAATAAAACCAAAAAAATTGCAATTTACGGTAAGGGAGGCATAGGGAAATCCACAATTGTCTCCAATATTGCGGCAGCATATTCTGAAGACTATAATGTGCTTGTAATTGGATGTGATCCAAAAGCTGACACTACGCGGACTCTTGTTGGGAGAAGGACGCCCACAATACTGGATATTGTAAAAGAAAAAAAAGATGCAGTAGTTGAAGATATTGTATTTTCAGGATATAACGATGTCAGGTGCGTGGAATCAGGAGGTCCAGAACCTGGTGTTGGATGCGCAGGAAGGGGCGTTATTGTTGCAATGGGCTTACTTGATAAGCTCGGAGCATTTTCTGATGATGTGGATATAATTATTTATGATGTACTTGGTGATGTTGTCTGCGGAGGATTTGCAGTTCCATTAAGGGAAGATTTCGCTGATGAAGTATATATTGTAACCTCAGGGGAATATATGGCGCTTTATGCAGCTAATAATATATGTAAAGGTATAAAGAAGCTTAAAAGTAATCTTGGAGGTATTATCTGCAACTGCAGAGGTATTGAAAACGAAATTGAAATAGTAACCGATTTTGCAGATAGGGTTGGAAGCAAGGTTATAGGTGTCATACCCCGCAGTGAAATGGTTCAGCAGAGCGAAATCGATGCAAAAACTGTTATTGAAAAATTTAGTGAATCAAAACAGGCTATACTTTATAGAGGCCTTGCTGAATCTATATATTCAAATGAAGATTTTGTTATTCCTGAGCCAATGGATATTGACGAATTTGACCAGTTTTTCAGAAAATTTCAAAAATAG
- a CDS encoding GIY-YIG nuclease family protein has product MATYCLIISLMHDSTIQIGKLGNFDFKKGYYVYVGSALNSIEGRIKRHLREEKKLFWHVDYLLNSSNSKIEEVLFENSDKKWECKIAGEISGEGISINKFGCSDCKCNSHLFYFKAIENAESACIYAFKKFELNAAKFKI; this is encoded by the coding sequence ATGGCTACTTACTGTCTTATAATTAGTTTAATGCACGATTCAACAATTCAAATAGGTAAACTTGGAAATTTTGACTTTAAAAAAGGTTATTATGTATATGTAGGCTCTGCATTAAATTCTATTGAAGGTAGAATTAAAAGGCACCTAAGGGAAGAAAAAAAACTATTCTGGCATGTAGATTATCTTTTAAACTCCTCTAACTCCAAAATAGAAGAGGTACTATTTGAAAATAGCGATAAAAAGTGGGAATGTAAAATTGCAGGAGAAATTTCAGGGGAAGGAATATCCATTAATAAATTTGGATGTTCCGATTGCAAATGCAACTCCCATCTCTTCTATTTTAAAGCTATAGAAAATGCCGAAAGCGCCTGTATATATGCATTTAAAAAATTTGAATTGAATGCAGCTAAATTCAAAATTTAA
- a CDS encoding DUF371 domain-containing protein has translation MEYVFYAKGHPNVTSMHKSTFEVTMDKEIGIKADCIIGVSSRTKLEDLPDELREAIKNENTIIKVKLETENGYDEIKGYGHPELTLDHPTDMVCRKSEFKCSRTLMIKADKAAVDLNKELINDLKDGKELKVKIIIE, from the coding sequence ATGGAGTACGTTTTCTATGCTAAAGGACATCCTAATGTTACATCGATGCATAAATCCACATTTGAGGTAACAATGGATAAAGAGATTGGAATAAAAGCAGATTGCATTATTGGAGTTTCATCCAGAACAAAACTTGAAGATTTACCTGATGAGCTCAGGGAAGCCATAAAAAATGAAAACACAATAATAAAAGTCAAGCTTGAAACTGAAAATGGATATGATGAAATTAAAGGATACGGACATCCTGAATTAACGCTTGATCATCCCACAGATATGGTTTGCAGAAAAAGCGAGTTTAAATGCAGCAGGACTTTGATGATAAAAGCAGATAAAGCTGCAGTTGATTTGAATAAAGAACTGATCAATGATTTAAAGGACGGAAAAGAATTAAAAGTGAAAATAATTATTGAATGA
- a CDS encoding DUF167 family protein, which yields MKAVIEVQEGILVDIEVSTKSNKFEIAGYNEWRERIEIRIKSPPVKGKANKEIINEFSKLTENPVEIVSGLKSMQKTLKVYNMSKSDFLKILDINNVF from the coding sequence ATGAAAGCAGTAATTGAGGTTCAGGAAGGAATATTGGTAGATATAGAAGTCTCCACGAAGTCAAATAAGTTCGAAATAGCAGGGTACAATGAGTGGAGAGAAAGAATTGAAATAAGGATCAAATCGCCACCAGTTAAGGGAAAAGCTAATAAAGAAATAATCAATGAATTCTCAAAACTAACTGAAAATCCAGTTGAAATAGTATCTGGACTAAAAAGCATGCAGAAGACTTTAAAAGTTTATAACATGTCTAAATCTGATTTTTTGAAGATTTTAGATATAAATAACGTTTTTTAA
- the galU gene encoding UTP--glucose-1-phosphate uridylyltransferase GalU, whose translation MKAVIPAAGLGTRFLPATKAQPKEMLPVFNKPTIQYVVEEAVSSGIDDILIITGKGKRSIEDHFDRAFELEYFLQNSGKTTYLNEIESISEMADIYYVRQKKQKGLGDAILCAKKHIDGEPFAVLLGDTIAQSEIPCTKQLMNVHEKYDSAVIAIEEVPDERVERYGIIKGNKINDSLYKIEDLVEKPKFEEAPSNLGIIGRYILAPEIFDYINEIPPGVGGEIQLTDALRLFDESYGCIFNGKLYDIGNTVDWLKSSIEIALEHDEVKEELREYLLKILK comes from the coding sequence ATGAAAGCGGTGATACCAGCTGCTGGACTTGGTACAAGATTTTTACCTGCCACAAAAGCACAACCAAAAGAAATGCTACCTGTTTTTAATAAACCAACCATACAATATGTGGTTGAAGAAGCAGTTTCTTCAGGAATTGATGATATTTTAATTATAACAGGTAAGGGAAAGCGATCAATTGAGGATCATTTTGATAGGGCGTTTGAATTAGAGTATTTCCTTCAAAACAGTGGAAAAACAACTTATCTTAATGAAATAGAGTCAATATCTGAAATGGCTGATATATATTATGTTAGACAAAAAAAACAGAAAGGACTGGGCGATGCTATTTTATGTGCAAAAAAGCATATCGATGGCGAACCATTTGCTGTTTTGCTTGGAGATACAATAGCCCAATCAGAAATTCCATGCACAAAACAGCTTATGAACGTCCATGAAAAGTACGATTCAGCCGTAATTGCCATAGAGGAAGTTCCTGATGAAAGGGTTGAAAGATATGGAATAATTAAAGGCAATAAAATTAATGACTCTCTTTATAAAATTGAAGATCTGGTTGAAAAACCTAAATTTGAGGAAGCACCATCAAATTTAGGGATTATTGGGAGATATATTTTAGCCCCTGAAATATTTGATTATATCAATGAAATTCCTCCAGGAGTTGGCGGAGAAATTCAGCTAACTGACGCTCTAAGACTTTTTGACGAAAGTTACGGCTGTATTTTCAATGGCAAACTGTATGATATTGGAAATACTGTGGACTGGCTTAAAAGTTCCATTGAAATTGCACTGGAACATGATGAAGTAAAGGAAGAATTAAGAGAATATCTGTTAAAAATTCTTAAATAA
- a CDS encoding glycosyltransferase family 2 protein: MKISIVIPALNEEGIVGKTVKSVPVEKLRKNGLEVEIVVVDNASTDNTAQEARDAGARVVFGEKRGYGNAYLKGFSEAKGDIIVMGDADGTYPFQMTYEFIQPILRGEADFVMGSRLKGDIKKGAMPALHKYIGNPFLTWMLNFLFKAGISDAHCGMRAIKKDTINKLGLKSPGMEFASEMVIEAARKNVKMAEIPITYYPRGGESKLSSFSDGWRHVRFMMLYRPTPFLLIPSFVILIMGGAFFAGVLLRQYGMHSLILGSLLLIIGYQIFLAWIHFGAFGSIYGVSKSSGTIKKFMNYHSLGRELFIGLLLLALGVLVGLKVFYSWFAVGFGTLSQIQYAMVALILSILGIQTIFSGMFLSLLLLSNGDKGD, from the coding sequence ATGAAGATTTCAATTGTAATCCCCGCTTTAAATGAGGAAGGAATTGTTGGTAAAACTGTTAAATCGGTTCCAGTAGAAAAATTAAGGAAAAATGGACTTGAAGTTGAGATAGTTGTGGTAGACAATGCATCGACTGATAATACAGCTCAGGAAGCACGCGATGCAGGAGCGCGGGTGGTATTTGGAGAAAAGAGAGGATACGGCAACGCTTATTTAAAGGGATTTAGTGAAGCGAAAGGAGATATTATTGTAATGGGTGATGCTGACGGTACATATCCATTTCAAATGACATATGAATTTATCCAGCCTATTTTAAGAGGGGAAGCTGATTTTGTAATGGGTTCCAGACTTAAAGGTGATATAAAAAAGGGAGCTATGCCAGCACTTCATAAATATATTGGTAATCCATTTTTAACATGGATGCTTAATTTCCTGTTTAAAGCAGGAATATCTGATGCCCATTGTGGAATGAGAGCAATAAAAAAGGATACTATAAATAAATTAGGTCTTAAAAGTCCAGGAATGGAATTTGCATCCGAAATGGTAATTGAAGCAGCTCGAAAAAATGTTAAAATGGCTGAAATTCCTATTACTTACTATCCGAGGGGTGGTGAGTCCAAGCTCAGCTCTTTTTCAGACGGCTGGAGACACGTAAGATTTATGATGCTCTACAGGCCAACACCTTTCCTTTTAATACCCAGTTTTGTAATTTTAATTATGGGGGGAGCCTTTTTTGCAGGAGTATTGTTAAGACAGTATGGAATGCATTCATTGATACTTGGAAGTCTGCTGCTTATAATTGGATACCAAATTTTCCTTGCATGGATCCATTTTGGGGCTTTCGGTTCAATTTATGGGGTATCAAAAAGTTCAGGAACTATAAAAAAGTTTATGAATTATCACTCTCTGGGAAGAGAACTTTTTATAGGGCTGCTACTTCTTGCTCTTGGAGTGTTAGTAGGATTAAAAGTATTTTACAGTTGGTTTGCAGTAGGATTTGGAACTCTTTCACAGATACAGTATGCTATGGTGGCCCTTATACTATCCATCCTTGGAATTCAAACAATTTTCTCAGGAATGTTTTTAAGCTTGTTGCTTCTAAGTAACGGTGATAAAGGGGACTGA
- a CDS encoding glycosyltransferase: MELDISIILLTKDGGSRLEELMKSIRDQKYDGNIEIIAVDSGSKDDTVNILKKYNARVFEISPEDFHHSKTRNLGAQKSNRDILVYLTQDALPLDDYFLANLLKPLNNNFSVVYGRQIANLDAKKLDVFFYSYFYPEERKILNEKHAENPRKFYMENVFASDVCAAIKRDVWEKIRFDDDVPMSEDKDFALRVLKEGYTILYEPNAAVYHSHDYTLKSLFKRRFKDGAAFASIALEGEGNFMDRGLKYFIEQIEYFIRNKYYSNIPYALLYNFIYFISFFLGNNQRFLPGFIKNSLMKN, from the coding sequence ATGGAATTGGACATAAGCATTATACTCTTAACCAAAGATGGAGGGAGCAGGTTAGAGGAATTAATGAAGAGTATAAGAGATCAAAAGTATGATGGCAATATTGAAATCATAGCAGTGGATTCAGGGTCCAAGGATGATACAGTTAACATACTGAAAAAATATAATGCCAGAGTATTTGAAATCAGTCCTGAAGATTTTCATCACAGTAAAACAAGGAATTTAGGGGCTCAAAAATCAAATAGGGATATTTTGGTATATTTAACTCAGGATGCATTGCCTTTAGATGATTATTTCTTAGCTAATTTATTGAAACCATTAAATAATAATTTTTCTGTGGTATATGGAAGACAAATAGCCAACCTTGATGCTAAAAAATTGGATGTTTTCTTTTATTCATACTTTTATCCTGAAGAGAGAAAAATTTTAAATGAAAAACATGCAGAAAACCCCAGAAAGTTTTATATGGAAAATGTTTTTGCATCAGATGTATGTGCAGCTATAAAAAGAGATGTATGGGAAAAGATAAGATTTGATGACGATGTACCAATGTCTGAAGATAAAGATTTTGCATTAAGGGTTCTTAAAGAAGGATATACTATTTTATACGAACCAAATGCTGCAGTATACCATTCTCATGATTATACCCTAAAATCTCTTTTTAAAAGGAGATTTAAAGATGGAGCTGCTTTTGCTTCAATTGCGCTTGAAGGTGAAGGTAATTTTATGGATAGAGGACTTAAATATTTTATAGAACAAATAGAATATTTCATCAGGAATAAATATTATTCAAACATTCCCTATGCTTTATTATATAATTTTATATATTTCATAAGCTTTTTTCTTGGAAATAATCAAAGATTCTTACCAGGTTTTATCAAAAACTCTCTTATGAAAAATTAA
- a CDS encoding glycosyltransferase family 2 protein, producing the protein MKTSDNYPAVSIIITNYNGERHLEECLNSLKDIEYSNYEVILLDNASSDNSIGLAREHYPEIKIIALDKNYGFAEGTNKGAQAAESEFIVFLNNDTKVDRKWLRELVNAVKTYGEDNVYSSKVLFYDPPHNINTVGGIITPMGSGLDINFAKPDLDKYNEIKYVGSPSGCSMLLKKSLFEKMGGFDKDYFAYLEDVDFGWRSWLYGHKTYYIPTSIVYHKYGATGGKMESPFRVFHVQKNRLTNILKNFSIRNILSGFIISIGFDIIRILGFLAGGNFDLIKAVFKGNYYFIKNIPKTLKKRKKIQRNRKIPDSQMFEMDLIASLSWCIKEFRRLGKLNKNSKN; encoded by the coding sequence ATGAAAACCTCAGATAATTATCCAGCAGTTAGTATAATAATTACCAACTATAATGGTGAAAGGCATCTTGAAGAATGCCTGAATTCATTAAAAGATATTGAATACAGTAATTATGAAGTTATTTTACTGGATAATGCATCTTCAGATAATTCTATTGGATTAGCAAGAGAACATTATCCAGAGATCAAAATTATTGCCCTTGATAAAAATTATGGATTTGCTGAAGGAACAAATAAAGGAGCGCAGGCTGCTGAAAGTGAATTCATCGTGTTTTTAAATAATGATACAAAGGTTGATAGAAAATGGTTAAGAGAGCTTGTTAATGCTGTAAAAACCTATGGAGAAGACAATGTATACTCCAGTAAAGTATTATTTTATGATCCTCCACATAATATAAACACAGTTGGTGGAATAATCACCCCTATGGGCAGCGGACTTGATATAAACTTTGCAAAACCTGATTTAGATAAATATAATGAGATAAAGTATGTTGGTTCACCTTCAGGATGTTCGATGCTGCTTAAAAAGTCATTATTTGAGAAAATGGGAGGATTTGATAAAGATTATTTTGCATACCTTGAAGATGTTGATTTTGGGTGGAGATCTTGGTTATATGGACATAAAACTTATTATATACCTACATCGATTGTTTATCATAAATATGGTGCTACTGGGGGAAAAATGGAGAGTCCATTTAGGGTTTTCCATGTTCAGAAGAATCGTCTGACAAATATTCTAAAAAATTTCTCTATAAGAAACATACTATCAGGTTTTATTATTTCAATAGGATTCGACATTATTCGCATACTTGGCTTTTTAGCAGGTGGAAATTTTGATCTTATAAAAGCAGTGTTTAAAGGAAACTATTATTTCATAAAAAATATCCCTAAAACCCTTAAGAAAAGGAAAAAAATTCAAAGAAACAGAAAAATTCCAGATTCGCAAATGTTTGAAATGGACTTAATCGCTTCTTTAAGCTGGTGTATAAAAGAATTCAGAAGATTGGGTAAATTAAATAAAAATTCAAAGAATTAA
- a CDS encoding glycosyltransferase family 4 protein, which translates to MKICQIIYTYPPYITGGADIYAERISKELVKKGHEVVVITTKPFDGLSSLKTSVEMDDVIKVHRFYPLNIFSWINTAEKSIFQKMIWNALDIWNLHPYLVIKNILKKEKPDVVHIHTPIWFSLSVFDAVKSLKIPSVFMVHDYLLLCRRTLLLHSNGEICHDPHPFCKMYQFLSKKIVKKKPDMIIAPSQFILDILSDNGFFEGSKSIKIPLGVIIEGKKPEKEYETIDIMYVGSLVNHKGVYILIEAFKNIENKNIKLHILGKGTEEYNLKEMAKDDGRIMFHGFVEGKELRNFHENTNMVVVPSICYDNSPMVIYESLMNGTPVIGSKIGGIPELIEEGVNGFLFEPGSVSELKDRLQYLIENPSILKKLENGAFESSNKYSMVSHIEKLENMYKELIRD; encoded by the coding sequence ATGAAAATTTGCCAGATAATTTATACATATCCTCCATATATTACAGGCGGTGCTGACATATATGCTGAGAGAATTTCTAAGGAATTAGTAAAAAAAGGCCATGAAGTTGTTGTAATTACTACTAAACCTTTTGATGGCTTATCATCATTAAAAACCTCTGTAGAAATGGACGATGTAATTAAAGTACATCGTTTTTATCCTCTTAACATATTTTCATGGATTAACACTGCAGAAAAATCTATATTTCAGAAGATGATATGGAATGCGCTTGATATATGGAATTTACATCCTTATCTTGTTATTAAAAATATACTAAAAAAAGAAAAACCCGATGTAGTCCATATTCATACACCTATATGGTTTTCTCTCTCGGTTTTCGATGCTGTGAAAAGCTTAAAAATACCTTCTGTTTTTATGGTCCATGATTATCTTCTGTTATGCCGTAGAACATTACTCTTGCATTCAAATGGTGAAATTTGTCATGATCCTCACCCCTTTTGTAAGATGTACCAGTTCCTATCTAAAAAAATAGTGAAAAAGAAGCCAGATATGATTATAGCTCCTTCACAGTTTATTTTAGATATTCTATCAGACAACGGATTTTTTGAAGGATCAAAAAGCATTAAAATCCCTCTTGGCGTTATAATTGAAGGTAAAAAGCCCGAAAAGGAATACGAAACAATTGACATCATGTATGTAGGCTCTCTGGTAAATCACAAAGGTGTGTATATACTAATCGAAGCTTTTAAGAACATTGAAAATAAAAACATTAAACTCCATATTCTTGGAAAAGGTACTGAAGAATATAATTTAAAAGAAATGGCTAAGGACGATGGGAGAATAATGTTTCATGGATTTGTGGAGGGTAAAGAGCTTCGAAATTTTCATGAAAATACAAACATGGTTGTAGTTCCTTCAATTTGTTATGATAATTCACCAATGGTGATTTATGAAAGTTTAATGAATGGTACTCCTGTTATTGGGAGCAAAATTGGTGGAATTCCGGAATTAATTGAGGAAGGAGTGAATGGTTTTTTATTTGAACCAGGATCAGTAAGCGAATTGAAGGATAGACTTCAGTACTTAATTGAAAACCCATCTATATTAAAAAAATTGGAAAATGGCGCTTTTGAATCCAGTAACAAATATAGCATGGTTTCTCATATAGAAAAGCTGGAAAATATGTATAAAGAGTTAATCAGGGATTGA
- a CDS encoding DUF2206 domain-containing protein: protein MASLTSNHLVGRDIYKEFYCFKLTLSSYRWDISNFYDSFNACLSITILPTVYQVLSNINSEYVFKLFYAVIGSIIPAISFNAFKKHIGTRGAFYASLLIIFMAFFVASIGSVRQLIALVFFFLAVMVLFDDKMIGVSKKVILILLMISIVLSHYATAYLAFALLVPMLLVPFLKSLIKKLSGKKNKIVFKNFEVILPFFAFVLIWYLLVAQVQISGGMYVLDKTSQVLQDTGFTGGFTEGTKDNMILAMFGIGINSIPNLISAFVHDTVFFVIMIGLITLIASYRAKNPKLNIKFFIGILISVILLGLLVIVPNLSIHYPAERVFIQSLIFMAPLFVIGVEKISYVIKRPKSKYIVLFVLVISLFSCNTYLQYHFYGIQYSPYYENDGALRNEYFVYDQEIVGAEWLKNYQINGTEVYTDGSAINRLLLGRIDLKYHNVIVNNQKLKGYILLRYINLYKGILMKDTTNIKDITYYEPVIKNSNLIYQNGRSEVLVR, encoded by the coding sequence ATGGCTAGTCTAACATCAAATCATCTCGTGGGTAGGGATATTTATAAGGAATTTTATTGTTTCAAGTTAACTTTAAGCAGTTACCGATGGGATATCTCAAATTTCTATGATTCATTTAATGCATGTCTCAGTATTACCATACTTCCAACAGTTTATCAGGTTTTATCAAACATAAACAGCGAATATGTATTTAAATTGTTTTATGCAGTAATAGGTTCTATTATTCCTGCAATTTCTTTTAATGCGTTCAAAAAGCATATTGGTACCAGAGGGGCCTTCTATGCGTCTTTATTAATTATTTTCATGGCATTTTTTGTGGCGTCAATAGGAAGTGTAAGACAATTAATTGCTCTGGTCTTCTTTTTCTTAGCCGTAATGGTTTTATTCGATGATAAGATGATTGGAGTTTCTAAGAAAGTTATATTGATTTTATTAATGATTTCCATAGTTTTATCCCATTATGCAACAGCATATTTGGCTTTTGCTTTATTAGTCCCTATGTTACTGGTTCCATTTTTAAAAAGCTTAATAAAAAAACTTTCTGGTAAAAAGAATAAAATAGTATTCAAAAATTTCGAGGTTATACTCCCTTTCTTTGCATTTGTGCTGATTTGGTATCTTTTAGTTGCACAAGTGCAGATAAGTGGAGGAATGTATGTTTTAGATAAAACATCCCAGGTCTTACAGGATACTGGTTTTACGGGAGGATTTACTGAAGGAACCAAAGATAATATGATTCTGGCTATGTTTGGAATAGGGATAAATTCAATACCTAACTTAATCAGTGCATTTGTTCATGATACGGTGTTTTTTGTGATAATGATCGGATTAATAACGCTTATTGCGAGTTATAGAGCAAAAAATCCCAAATTAAATATTAAATTCTTTATAGGAATTTTAATTTCAGTTATATTATTGGGTCTACTGGTTATAGTGCCTAATTTATCTATTCATTACCCTGCAGAAAGGGTTTTTATTCAATCATTAATATTTATGGCCCCACTTTTTGTAATTGGGGTTGAAAAAATTTCTTATGTCATTAAAAGACCTAAATCAAAGTATATAGTGTTATTTGTACTAGTTATATCTCTTTTTTCATGTAATACATACTTGCAGTATCATTTCTATGGAATACAATATTCGCCCTATTATGAAAACGATGGCGCCCTCAGGAATGAGTATTTTGTTTATGATCAGGAGATAGTTGGAGCTGAATGGCTCAAGAATTATCAGATTAACGGTACAGAAGTATATACGGATGGATCTGCTATTAATCGTCTCCTTTTAGGCCGAATCGACCTAAAATACCACAATGTTATTGTAAATAATCAAAAATTAAAAGGATATATTTTATTAAGGTATATTAATCTTTACAAAGGTATCTTAATGAAGGATACTACAAATATTAAAGATATAACCTATTATGAACCTGTAATCAAAAATTCAAATTTAATATATCAGAATGGAAGGTCAGAAGTGCTTGTAAGATAG